The sequence GTGAGATCGGCCAGGGCTACCTGGGCGACGAGGACAACGGCGAGATGTCGTCCTGGTACATCCTCAGCTCGCTGGGCATCTACCCGTTGCAGGCCGGGTCGTCCGAGTGGGCGATCGGCTCGCCGCAGTTCACCCGGATGACAGTGCGCCGCAGCAGCGGCGACATCGTCGTCAACGCGCCGAACAACAGCGCGGCGAACATCTACGTACAGGACGTCAAGGTCAACGGCAAGAAGCAGCGCGGCCTGTCAGTGGACGTGGCGACGCTCGCCAAGGGCGGCACCATCGACTTCCAGATGGGCTCCCGGCCGTCGTCGTGGGGCACCGGCAAGAACGACGCGCCGCCGTCGCTGACCAAGGGTGACGAGGCGCCGAAGCCGTTGCAGGACGTCACCGGCCCCGGTCTCGGTACCGCGACCGCGACCGGCGGTCAGGACGCGTCGAAGCTGTTCGACGACTCGTCGACCACGCAGCTGACCTTCACCTCGGCGACCCCGCAGATCACCTGGGCCTTCCGTGGTGGCAAGCAGAAGCCGAAGTACTACACCGTCACGTCCGGGGCGGGCGCCGGCGATCCGGCGGACTGGCGCCTGCAGGGCTCCAACGACGGCCTCACCTGGACCACTGTGGACTCCCGCACCGGCCAGGTGTTCCCGTGGCGCAACCAGACCCGCCCGTACTCGATCGACAAGCCGGGACGGTTCCAGCAGTTCCGCCTCGCCGTCACCAAGACCGTCGGCGCCGCGCAGACCAACCTCGCCGAGGTCGAGCTGCTCGCCGGGGGCGACCTCGACCTCGGCGGCGGCGACATCACCGTCACCGCGGCGGACGGCGTGCACGCCACCACCGGTGTGCCCGTCTCGGTGCCGCTGGGCACCGTCACCGGCGGCGACGCCAGCGGCTATCAGGTCACCATCGACTGGGGTGACGGCACGCCGGTCACCGCGGGCACCGTGACGTTGAGCTCACGGGCCGTCTACCGCATCGGTGGGTCGCACACCTACACCACGCCCGGCTACCACCAGGCGAACGTCACGGTGACCGACGGCGAGAGCCAGAGCTCCGCGACGGTCGGCGTCGAGGTGGCGTACGCCCCGGCCTCCGGTCTCACCGCCGCGTTCGACAGCGTCTGCGTCGGCGACGAAGGGGTCCTCGCGGCAGACTGCGACGCCAAGTCGTGGGCGTACTCGCGGGCCGCCCTGGCGGCGGGCGGTGCCACCCAGGGCCAGCCGCAGCAGGTTCCCGGAACGGCGCTGCGGTTCACCCTGCCGGTGATCCCGGCCGGGCAGCCGGACAACGCCACCGGCAACGGGGCGACAGTCGTCCTCGACCTTCCGCAGGACGCGAAGAGCATCTCGTTCATCGGCGCCGGAACGCAGGGCAACCAGAGCACCACCGGCACGGCGACGTTCAGCGACGGCAGCACGGCCAGCATTCCGATCCAGTTGAGCGACTGGACGCTGGGCGGCAACGCCAACGGCACCCCGTCCTACGGCAACATCGTCGTCACCCGGACGGCGTACCGGCTGCAGGGCACGAGCCGCGACGGCGCCCAGCCGTTCCTCTTCGCCACCGCGCCGTACCAGATCCCGGCGGGCAAGACGCTGGTGTCGGTGACCCTACCGACGCAGACCGGTGACCCTCGCTCGGCGGGTCGGATCCACGTGTTCGCCGTGGCCAACGACGGCACGCCCGCCCCGGCGCTGGCGACCGTCGCCCCGAAGGACCAGACGGCCACCGCCGGGCAGGCCCTCGCGGCGAACCTCGGCACGGTGACCGGCGGCGTTCCCGGTACGACGGGCTACCGCGCCCGGGTCCAGTGGGGCGACGGCACGGTTCCGGCCGACGTCACGATCGGCGCGTCCGGCGCGATGAGCGGCCAGCACACCTACTCGCGGGAGGGCACGTACACGGTGCGCGTCACCGCGTGGGACAGCCTGTCGAGCAGCACCGGGTCCTTCACCGTGACGGTGGCCCGGGGCGGATCGCAGCCGGCGATCGCGCTGTCCGCGTCCGGCACCGTCACCACCGGTGGCGCGATCACCGTCAGCGGCAGCGGCTTCGCCGCCGGCGAGCAGGTGACGGTCAGCGTCGGCACCGACCCGGGCCGGACCATGAAGGTCGCGGCCTCCGCGACGGGAACGGTCCGCACCTCGGTGCCGACCTCCGGTGACGCGCAACCCGGCCGGTACGCCGTCACCGCGACGGGCGCGTCCTCGCGTACGCCGGCCACGGCCACCGTCCAGGTGACCGGGGAGCCGGAGGCACGGACCTACCAGCCGCGGGTGGCGCTGCTGACCAGCTCGGGGCCGCGCGGCACGTCGATCATGCTCGACGGTTCCGGGTTCGCCGCGAACGAGGCGGTCACGATCACGTTCGGGACCGGCCTCGCGGTCAGCACCGTGCGCGCGAACGCCGACGGCGTCATCTCCGGCGCGACGGTCAGCGTTCCGGGTGCGGCGAAGGCGGGCGCGACGAGCGTCACGCTGAACGGCGCCACGTCGGCGACGAAGGTGTCCCGACCGTTCACCGTCACCGGCTAGCACCCAGCCGGAGAGAATGCAGCCGCGTGGGGCGGGCCGTGATCACGGCCCGCCCCACGCCGCATGGGATCAGCGAGGTGGCAGCAGCGCGTCGACCAGGTCGCGCAGGGGCCCGACCAGGTCCTGTTCGGTGGCGGAACTCAGCGGTTCCAGCCGGATCGACGACCGCAGCACCGCGACTCCGATGCCGGCGGCGAGGGCCATCTGGGCCCGGAGCAGGAGCTGTTCGCTGCCCGGTTCGCCGGGACGCCACCCGCGAGCCGCCGCCAGTTGTTCGCTGGAACGGACCAGCACGCCGCGCCGGATCTCGTCGGCCCCCGCGTCCCCGGATGATCGCAACAGCAGTGACAGTTGGCTCGACAGGCCCGCCGCGCCGAGGTCGGCGATGTGCCGGGCGATCGCCTCGGGCACCCGGTCGGCCGGCGTCTGTCCGGTGGTTCGGCGCAGTTCGTCGCCGGCCGCCCGCAGGCACGCCTCGAACAGGCCCTCCTTGGACGTGAAGTAACGGCTGATGAGCGCCACGTTGACGCCCGCGTCGTCGGCGATGTCCCGGACGGTGGTGGCCGCGTAGCCGTCCCGGGCGAAGCGTTGGCGAGCGGCGTCGAGCAGCAACTGCCGGGTCTCGGCCGCGTCCCGACGGCGCCGCTGGGCCGGTTCGCCGACGGTGTTACTGGTCGCGGGGACCGGCGGTTCTGCTGTCACGACGCGTCCTTCCTATCGCTCTGGCTCAGTGCGGGCCCAGCAAGTAAACATATGTTGACTTTCCGGCGATCGCAAGGTCCGGTGCCACCCGAGGGTGACGTAAACGACTGTTGACTTGAGGCCCGGGCTGCGCATACTGGCTAAGTCAGCAAACGTTTACATCGAGTTCGGGGATCTCATGACCCACACCATCGAGGAGTCGACACACCTCGGCTCCGCGCCCAGCGTGGCCCCGCGCGCCAACAGCACCCTCCTGGTGCTGTACCTGTCGCTGGGCGGCCTGGCGTTCGCGGTGCTCCAGTCGCTGGTGGCGCCGGCGCTCTCGACCATCGGAAGGGACCTGGGCGTCTCGACCGGAGACATCAGCTGGGTGCTCACGGCGTACCTGTTGGCCGCCTCGGTGCTGACGCCCATTCTCGGACGTCTCGGTGACATGGTCGGCAAGCGTCGGGTCCTCATCGGTGTCCTCGCGGCCCTCGCCGCGGGCACCCTGCTCGCTGCCCTGGCTCCCAACCTGACCGTGCTGATCGTCGCGCGGGCACTACAGGGCGCCGCCGGAGCGATCCTGCCGCTGTCGATCGGCATCGTCCGCGACCAACTGCCCCGGGAGAAGGTCGGCGTCACCGTCGGCCTGCTGTCGGCGATCTTCGGTGTCGGCGCTGGCGTCGGCATCGTGGCCGCCGGCCCGATCGTGGAGCACCTGTCGTGGCACTGGCTGTTCTGGCTGCCGCTGGTCCTCGTCGTCGTCGCGCTGCTCGGAGCCATCTTCGGGATGCCCGAGTCGCGGGTCCGCACGCCCGGGCGGCTCGACATGCTCGGCGCGGCCATCCTGTCGGTCTCGCTGGTCTCGTTGCTGCTGGCCGTGAGCAAGGGGCAGGGCTGGGGCTGGACCGAGCCGAAGACACTCGGCCTGTTCCTGCTCGGTGTGGTCGCGATGATCGTGTTCGTCCGGGTCGAGCTTCGGGTGCGCGAGCCGCTCATCGACATGCGGCTGATGCGGATTCGCGGTGTCTGGGCCACCGACCTCGTCGCCCTGATCCTCGGTTTCGCGATGTTCGGGACGTTCGTGCTCGTACCGACCCTGCTTCAACTTCCCGCCGCCACCGGGTACGGGTTCGGCAAGACGGTGTCCCAGGCGGGCCTGTTCCTGCTGCCCACCGTCCTGATGATGGTGGTCTTCGGTCCCCTCGCGGGTCTGCTGGACCGGCGCTTCGGTCCCAAGGTTCCGATGTTCCTCGGCACTGTCGCGGTCGTCGTCGCATTCGCGCTGCCGGCACTCGCACACGGCGCGACCTGGCAGGTGCTGCTCTCCGGGGTGCTCACCGGTGCCGGCATCGGCCTGGCATTCGCGGCGATGTCCAACGCCATCATCGAGAGCGTCCCGGCCGGACAGACCGGCGAGGCGAGCGGCGTCAACACCATCGCGCGGACCATCGGCAGCAGCATCGGCGCGGCGGTCGTGGCGGCCGTCATCACGTCGAACAGCACCCCGCAGGGGCTGCCCACCGACGCGGCGTTCACCGCCGGCTTCTGGGTGTGCGCGGGCGTCGCGGTCCTGGCCGTCTTCGCGGCACTCGCCCTGCCCTCGGCGCGTCGCCGCCACGAGCAGGCGGTCGCCGTCGGCGTCGACGACCTCCCGCCCGAGCCGGTCGAACTGCACCTGCCCCACCGGCACCACTGAGCAGCCGACTGACGGTCGCCTGACCGCGCGGGCCGTGGCCACTCCTGGTGGGCGCGGCCCGCGCCGTTGGCGTGACCTCATCCTGCTCGCGGCGCGCCCAGTCGAAGCTGCCAGCGCGTGCCCTGACTGGTGAGCCGGACGACGGCCAGGGGCTCCACATCCAACTGCCGGTACGTCGCCGTCGGCAGCCCCAGGGCGTGCACGACCGCGACCCGGATCACCAGTGGGTGGGTGACCGCGATGATGCGTCGACCGGCGCCGAGCTGCTCGTCCAGCCAGCCACCGACCCGATCCCGCACGGCCGTGACGGACTCGCCGCCGTGTGGCGCGGAGTCCGGTGCGGACAGCCAGTCGTGTAGCGCCTGCGGTTGCGCGCCGGCGACCTCCTCAAGCGACAGTCCGGACCAGCCGCCGTAGTCACAGTCGGCCAACGCCGTCTCGATCGTCGGCAGCAGGCCGAAGGTGTCGGCGGTCTGCCGGGCCGCCGCCGCTGGACTGGACAGGCAGGTGTCGTGCACGCCGAGGTGCCCACGTCGGTCCGGATCGGTGTGGGCCTGGGCGAGGGCGGCACGCAGGCCACCCTCGTCCAGGCCGTCGTCGGTCCCGCCGAAGCGTGCCCGGCGCAGAGCCGCGGTGTGACCGTGGGCGACCAGCCGGAGGCTGGTGCCGGTCACGTGCCCGGTAGTGCGGTGGCGGCCCGGCGACGCCGCTCGTGGTGCATCAGGGCCGCGAACAGCAGGCCGATGCCGGTCCAGAGCACCACCTGGGTGCCGAGCGAGGCCAGCCGGAAGTCCCACAGCAGCGTGGCGGGGAAGTCCGCCGGAACCTCCTGGAAGGACGGCATCACCACGTACGACACTGCCGTGACCAGGAGGAACCCGCCCACGGCCGCGGCGGCGCGCAGCCACGGCGGCGCCTGGGCGCCGACCGACCGGTAGCCCAGCGAGCCGGCCCACACGGCCACCAGCCCGAGCACCACCATCAACAGGTAGGTGACGGTCCGCTGGTCGATGGTGGCCGGGTCGCCGACCGCCGGCGGGTTCGCCGGGTACTTGAGGAACGGCACGATCACCGCGCCGAGCAGCGCCGCGCCGGCCAGCAGCAGGCCCGACCGCCCGTCGTCGTCGCCGCGCCGCCGCCGGGACAGCAGGACGTACGCCGTGGCCAGCAGGCCACCCATCGCGGCCCCGAACAGGCCGGTGGCCAGGAACAGGCCGCCGCGCTGACCCGTCCGGCCGACCAGGGCGTCCTCGTGATCGTGCGCACCAGCGGCGGGCTCGGCGTGCGTCGCCGCCTCCTCGATGGCGATGGCCGCCTCGACGTGCGGTTCGCCGGCGACGTACGCGAACGCCCCGGCCAGCAGGCCGGCGATCAGGCCGGCGAGCAGCCCGCGGACGAGGACGGCGAGGAACGGGGGAGCGGTGGTGGTGTTCAGTGGCACGGGACGCCCAGCAGGTGCCGGCCGTCGTGCATCAGTTCGTGAAGGTACATCCCACTGCGCGACACCGCCCCCTGGTCGAAGGCGACGAGGTACGCCAGCAGGGTGAGCACGGCAACGGTCGCGAGAGCCGTCCACAGGAGACGGGCACTGCCAGCGGGGTGCACCACCGGCTGGCTGGAAGCGGAGCTAGACATGAATACACGAACCTCCCCAGGGATGACGCGTCCCCATCGCAAGGCTGCGGACGACCGAGCGTCCTGGCTCGCGGCACCCCGGTTGTGGTTGGGGAACCGCTCACAGTGGCGCGACCGCGCCGGATTCACACCGGCTTCCCTCGCGTCGCCGCAGATAGTGGGTCGACGGTATCGGTGCCGCCTCAGGCGGTCAACCCGGACCCCGCGCACCGAACGCGGCCCCACCGATCGGTCCACGAGCCGACCGGGCCGCAGGGTGCCGGCGGATTCGTCAGACCAAAAGGCGACAATGCCGGAAGCCGGCAGTGGCGCGCGTTCCGCGACTCGTGAACACTCTGTTACCGCTAACATGGTCAACCTGCCAGATCGGCTCTGTGGCTCCGGGTCGACCCGGGGGGTTCGATCAGCGGCGGGGCGGGGTGCGGGGTGGACGAACAAACAGCAGGACGGGTCCGGTGACGACCGGCGAGGTCGCGCGACGACCGGGCATCGTCGACGCGCACCATCACCTCTGGGTTCGGGCGCGGCACCCACAGCCCTGGATCGATCCGCACACCATGGCAGCGATCGACGACGACTTCACGCCGGTCGAGCTCGCCCCGGCGACCCGGGCCGCCGGGGTCACCCGGACCGTGGTCGTGCAGTCCGTCGCCGTCCGGTCCGAGACGCCCGAGCTGCTCGGCATCGCTGCCGACGACCCACTCGTCGCCGGGGTCGTCGGCTGGGTCGACCTCACCGCCACCGACG comes from Micromonospora vinacea and encodes:
- a CDS encoding TetR family transcriptional regulator — translated: MTAEPPVPATSNTVGEPAQRRRRDAAETRQLLLDAARQRFARDGYAATTVRDIADDAGVNVALISRYFTSKEGLFEACLRAAGDELRRTTGQTPADRVPEAIARHIADLGAAGLSSQLSLLLRSSGDAGADEIRRGVLVRSSEQLAAARGWRPGEPGSEQLLLRAQMALAAGIGVAVLRSSIRLEPLSSATEQDLVGPLRDLVDALLPPR
- a CDS encoding MFS transporter, which translates into the protein MTHTIEESTHLGSAPSVAPRANSTLLVLYLSLGGLAFAVLQSLVAPALSTIGRDLGVSTGDISWVLTAYLLAASVLTPILGRLGDMVGKRRVLIGVLAALAAGTLLAALAPNLTVLIVARALQGAAGAILPLSIGIVRDQLPREKVGVTVGLLSAIFGVGAGVGIVAAGPIVEHLSWHWLFWLPLVLVVVALLGAIFGMPESRVRTPGRLDMLGAAILSVSLVSLLLAVSKGQGWGWTEPKTLGLFLLGVVAMIVFVRVELRVREPLIDMRLMRIRGVWATDLVALILGFAMFGTFVLVPTLLQLPAATGYGFGKTVSQAGLFLLPTVLMMVVFGPLAGLLDRRFGPKVPMFLGTVAVVVAFALPALAHGATWQVLLSGVLTGAGIGLAFAAMSNAIIESVPAGQTGEASGVNTIARTIGSSIGAAVVAAVITSNSTPQGLPTDAAFTAGFWVCAGVAVLAVFAALALPSARRRHEQAVAVGVDDLPPEPVELHLPHRHH
- a CDS encoding histidine phosphatase family protein; protein product: MTGTSLRLVAHGHTAALRRARFGGTDDGLDEGGLRAALAQAHTDPDRRGHLGVHDTCLSSPAAAARQTADTFGLLPTIETALADCDYGGWSGLSLEEVAGAQPQALHDWLSAPDSAPHGGESVTAVRDRVGGWLDEQLGAGRRIIAVTHPLVIRVAVVHALGLPTATYRQLDVEPLAVVRLTSQGTRWQLRLGAPRAG
- a CDS encoding CbtA family protein, whose translation is MPLNTTTAPPFLAVLVRGLLAGLIAGLLAGAFAYVAGEPHVEAAIAIEEAATHAEPAAGAHDHEDALVGRTGQRGGLFLATGLFGAAMGGLLATAYVLLSRRRRGDDDGRSGLLLAGAALLGAVIVPFLKYPANPPAVGDPATIDQRTVTYLLMVVLGLVAVWAGSLGYRSVGAQAPPWLRAAAAVGGFLLVTAVSYVVMPSFQEVPADFPATLLWDFRLASLGTQVVLWTGIGLLFAALMHHERRRRAATALPGT
- a CDS encoding CbtB domain-containing protein codes for the protein MSSSASSQPVVHPAGSARLLWTALATVAVLTLLAYLVAFDQGAVSRSGMYLHELMHDGRHLLGVPCH